From Flavobacterium arcticum, the proteins below share one genomic window:
- a CDS encoding trimeric intracellular cation channel family protein, whose product MFYLLDLLGTLAFAISGVLTAMNKKMDPFGVFVIAFVTAVGGGTLRDVLIGRTPVGWMLDLNYVYTIIASFILAVIFRKKLEKLRKSLFLFDTIGLGVFTLIGLEKGLDTNLHPIICIALGTMTACFGGVIRDILCNDIPVIFRKEVYATICILGGTVFFALLELNLPINIVYLLTPAVIIIARLLAVYYKLSLPSLERK is encoded by the coding sequence ATGTTTTACTTGCTTGATCTTTTAGGGACACTAGCTTTTGCTATATCGGGGGTACTTACCGCAATGAATAAAAAAATGGATCCCTTTGGGGTTTTTGTTATTGCTTTTGTAACGGCAGTAGGAGGGGGTACACTTCGTGATGTACTTATAGGGCGAACCCCTGTGGGCTGGATGCTCGATCTTAATTATGTATATACTATAATAGCAAGTTTTATTTTAGCAGTTATATTTCGTAAAAAACTCGAAAAGCTGCGTAAATCCTTATTTTTATTCGATACCATTGGGCTTGGTGTGTTTACCCTTATAGGTTTAGAAAAAGGACTTGATACTAACCTGCACCCAATTATATGTATTGCACTAGGTACTATGACGGCTTGTTTTGGTGGAGTAATACGGGATATATTGTGTAATGATATACCTGTTATATTCAGGAAAGAAGTATATGCTACTATTTGCATATTAGGAGGTACAGTTTTTTTTGCGCTTCTAGAGCTAAACTTACCAATAAACATAGTGTATTTACTTACTCCTGCTGTTATAATAATTGCCAGATTGCTGGCAGTATATTATAAATTATCGTTGCCTTCGCTAGAGAGGAAATAA
- a CDS encoding GNAT family N-acetyltransferase: MYKIEQYNISHYSLWNEFITNSKNGTFLFHRDFMEYHSDRFEDFSLMIFEKEKLVAIFPANREGDVVHSHKGLTYGGLVYGNKMKLTGVINIYRELLQFLNDNDIKTLHIKPVPIIYHKVPAQEQEYVIFLLNAKLTRRDGLSVIDRSNLLPITRSRKGAIRRGTKNELIIIEEPNFGLFWNEILIPNIKNKHNTKPVHTAAEINYLHQKFPDKIRHFNVYQENKIVAGTTIFLTDIVAHPQYISGQEDKNALGSLDYLYSFLIDTFSNYSYFDFGPSTEQQGRKLNEGLMFWKESFGARIIIQDFYEVDTANFHLLDDVLI; this comes from the coding sequence ATGTACAAGATAGAGCAATACAATATATCGCATTATAGTTTATGGAATGAATTTATAACAAATTCTAAAAACGGAACCTTTTTATTTCATCGTGATTTTATGGAATACCATAGCGACCGATTTGAAGATTTTTCGCTTATGATATTTGAAAAAGAAAAACTCGTAGCGATATTCCCTGCTAATAGAGAGGGGGATGTTGTACACTCTCATAAAGGGCTTACTTATGGTGGTTTGGTATATGGCAACAAAATGAAACTTACTGGGGTTATTAATATATATAGGGAGTTATTACAGTTTTTAAATGATAATGACATTAAAACATTACATATAAAGCCTGTACCTATTATATACCATAAGGTACCAGCACAAGAACAGGAGTATGTGATATTTTTGCTCAATGCAAAACTAACACGAAGGGATGGACTTTCGGTGATTGATAGGAGTAATCTATTGCCAATTACTAGATCTAGAAAAGGAGCAATAAGACGAGGGACTAAAAATGAGCTTATAATAATAGAAGAGCCTAACTTTGGACTTTTTTGGAATGAAATTTTAATTCCTAATATTAAAAATAAGCATAATACAAAACCAGTACATACTGCGGCTGAGATAAATTATTTACATCAAAAATTTCCTGATAAAATAAGACATTTTAATGTTTATCAAGAGAATAAAATTGTTGCGGGTACAACTATTTTTTTAACTGATATTGTTGCACACCCACAATATATATCTGGGCAAGAAGATAAAAATGCCTTAGGTAGTTTAGATTACCTTTATAGTTTTCTTATAGATACCTTTTCTAATTACAGTTATTTTGATTTTGGTCCATCTACAGAACAGCAGGGTAGAAAACTAAATGAAGGATTAATGTTTTGGAAAGAGAGTTTTGGTGCACGTATTATAATTCAAGATTTTTATGAAGTAGATACTGCTAATTTTCATTTGTTGGACGATGTCTTAATTTAA
- a CDS encoding T9SS type B sorting domain-containing protein, protein MNQKLSYLILLLLIVFSGYTQDIALYEQFNGRYDFTFVGNTLNPAENNPTAACNIYTTSSANLNLDSNDSVVAAYLYWAGSGTGDFDIELNGTPVTAERDFPLSALNTDGLTRNYFSAFADVTAQVQTTGNGVYTVSELDLTAVIQDPLYCNIKTNFGGWAIIVFYYNPNLPLNQVNLYDGLEYVPPFINVILPSLNVIDNEGAKIGFLAWEGDASLAVTETLSINGTPLSNDLNPVNNAFNGTNTVTGSSTMYNMDLDIYDIQDNIAIGDATAEITLQSGQDFVMVNAIVTKLNSQLPDATIEINTITQECNSGSISLDYTVYNVNSTEFLPAGTPIAFYINGDFVAGTTTMGDIPIGDNESGIIIINIPAGTPIDYEILVVVDDVGDGTGGIVTETDETNNSVIINETQHVSPPLQQPEDITVCETDNGTNIGVFDFSEYIESLKNNTTDIVTFHTSLTDAIDNVDAIDNPENYTSNGMNPQTIYVRLENENGCFTTGEFNLIAIDCLFPDGTVSLGDIGKSCNSRVITVQYTINNFNSFDVLPSGTPISIYANGEFLDYTETLLDIAIGGIESGSITLTIPDDVPLDFELSFVVDDIGNGTGIVTEIDETNNNTLIPLSLIVSTDLHEVASVIVCDEGFGIGTFDFSDYEESLKNIPTDMVYFYTTATDANQDSNRIYNTTTFVSTSNPQEIFVRVDNGICYNTTSFLLYTKKCPPTTFNYVTPNNDGYNDTFFVEGLRNIFLNFKMSIYNRWGSLVWTGNHSKEDWNGIANVEKIGPEGNTVPVGTYYFVLELNDPDYPEPIVGWVYVSK, encoded by the coding sequence GTGAACCAAAAATTATCCTACCTAATTTTATTACTCTTAATAGTCTTTTCAGGATATACTCAAGATATAGCACTGTATGAGCAATTTAACGGAAGATACGATTTTACTTTTGTAGGCAATACTTTAAATCCTGCCGAGAATAACCCTACCGCTGCCTGCAATATTTATACAACATCATCTGCTAATTTAAATCTTGACTCTAATGATAGCGTTGTTGCAGCTTATTTATATTGGGCAGGTTCTGGTACAGGCGATTTTGATATAGAATTAAACGGTACGCCTGTTACTGCCGAACGCGACTTCCCGTTAAGTGCCTTAAATACCGATGGGTTAACAAGAAATTATTTTAGTGCCTTTGCCGATGTTACAGCACAAGTACAAACTACTGGAAATGGTGTTTATACCGTATCTGAACTCGATCTAACAGCAGTAATACAAGACCCGTTATACTGTAATATTAAAACCAATTTTGGAGGGTGGGCAATTATTGTTTTTTATTACAATCCAAACTTGCCGCTTAATCAGGTTAATTTATATGATGGCTTAGAGTATGTACCCCCTTTTATCAATGTTATCCTGCCAAGTCTTAATGTAATAGATAATGAAGGGGCTAAAATAGGATTTCTTGCTTGGGAAGGAGATGCTTCTCTTGCTGTTACCGAAACTTTAAGTATTAATGGTACCCCATTAAGTAATGATCTCAACCCTGTTAATAACGCTTTTAATGGTACTAATACCGTCACAGGGTCTAGCACTATGTACAACATGGATCTTGATATATATGATATACAAGATAATATAGCAATAGGCGATGCTACTGCCGAAATCACACTACAATCAGGGCAAGATTTTGTGATGGTAAATGCTATTGTTACTAAACTAAACAGCCAACTACCCGATGCTACTATTGAAATTAATACTATTACACAAGAATGTAACTCAGGCTCAATATCGCTCGATTATACTGTTTATAATGTAAATAGCACCGAGTTTTTGCCCGCAGGCACACCTATAGCCTTTTATATTAATGGTGATTTTGTAGCAGGAACAACAACAATGGGAGATATACCCATTGGTGACAACGAAAGTGGCATTATCATTATAAACATTCCTGCAGGAACACCTATAGACTATGAAATATTGGTGGTAGTAGATGATGTAGGCGATGGCACAGGTGGTATAGTGACCGAAACCGATGAAACTAATAATAGCGTTATTATTAACGAAACTCAGCATGTATCGCCCCCATTACAACAACCTGAAGATATAACGGTTTGTGAAACCGACAATGGTACTAATATCGGTGTTTTTGATTTTTCGGAATATATCGAGTCGTTAAAAAATAATACGACAGATATAGTAACTTTCCATACTTCTCTAACGGATGCAATTGATAATGTAGATGCAATTGACAATCCTGAAAATTATACTTCTAATGGTATGAATCCGCAAACCATATATGTTCGCTTAGAAAACGAAAATGGTTGCTTTACTACTGGTGAATTTAATCTTATAGCCATAGATTGTTTATTCCCCGATGGTACAGTTTCGCTAGGCGATATTGGGAAATCGTGCAACTCTAGAGTTATAACAGTACAATATACCATCAATAACTTTAATAGTTTTGACGTGTTACCTTCTGGCACACCTATCTCTATTTATGCTAATGGAGAATTTTTAGACTATACCGAAACTTTGCTCGATATTGCTATAGGCGGCATTGAAAGCGGTAGTATTACCCTTACTATACCTGATGACGTACCGCTAGACTTCGAACTTTCATTTGTAGTAGATGATATAGGTAACGGTACAGGAATAGTAACTGAAATAGATGAAACCAACAATAATACACTTATACCTTTATCGCTTATAGTATCGACTGATTTACATGAAGTTGCCAGTGTTATAGTTTGTGATGAAGGGTTTGGTATAGGTACATTTGATTTTTCTGACTATGAAGAATCGCTAAAAAACATACCAACCGATATGGTATATTTTTACACAACAGCAACAGATGCTAACCAAGACAGTAACCGCATTTACAACACTACTACATTTGTAAGCACGAGCAATCCGCAAGAAATTTTTGTACGGGTAGATAACGGCATCTGTTACAACACCACTTCATTTTTACTGTACACTAAAAAATGTCCGCCTACGACATTTAACTATGTAACGCCTAATAACGACGGGTATAATGACACCTTTTTTGTAGAGGGATTGCGAAATATATTCTTGAATTTTAAAATGAGTATATACAACCGTTGGGGCAGCTTAGTATGGACAGGCAACCATAGCAAGGAAGACTGGAATGGTATTGCTAACGTAGAGAAAATAGGTCCTGAAGGTAATACTGTGCCTGTAGGTACTTATTATTTTGTATTGGAACTTAATGACCCTGATTATCCTGAACCTATTGTGGGATGGGTTTATGTGAGTAAATAA
- a CDS encoding RDD family protein, which produces MSELSITTTQNVNINFNAASLGERILAYLLDLVIWIAYYIIILLVFDITGFNDYLSGLDGWSENTVYGIFFLPVMFYALVMESLMEGQTLGKRVMKIKVIKIDGYQAGFGDYLIRWIFRIIEVTGMFAFIGVIAMLVSKKTQRLGDMAAGTAVISLKNNININHTILRELDDRYIPVYPLVIKLSDNDVRIIKETYETSLRTTDWTMIQKLQDKVESVTGIKSISANATAFIETILNDYNYYTQKM; this is translated from the coding sequence ATGTCAGAACTATCTATAACTACTACACAAAATGTGAATATAAATTTTAATGCGGCATCATTGGGTGAGCGCATATTGGCATATTTACTCGATTTGGTTATCTGGATAGCCTATTATATTATTATTTTACTTGTTTTTGATATTACGGGGTTCAATGATTATTTATCGGGTTTAGACGGATGGTCTGAAAATACCGTTTACGGAATATTTTTTTTACCTGTTATGTTTTATGCGCTGGTAATGGAAAGTCTTATGGAAGGGCAAACGTTGGGTAAGCGTGTAATGAAAATAAAGGTAATAAAGATAGACGGCTATCAGGCGGGTTTTGGCGATTATCTTATTCGATGGATATTTAGAATAATTGAGGTTACAGGTATGTTTGCTTTTATTGGGGTAATAGCAATGCTAGTAAGTAAGAAAACCCAACGGCTGGGCGATATGGCTGCGGGTACGGCTGTTATTAGCCTAAAGAATAATATCAATATAAACCATACCATATTACGCGAACTAGATGACAGATATATACCTGTATACCCATTAGTCATAAAACTAAGTGATAATGATGTAAGGATTATTAAAGAAACTTATGAAACTAGCCTGCGTACTACTGACTGGACGATGATTCAGAAACTACAAGATAAAGTAGAGTCAGTTACAGGTATAAAATCAATATCGGCAAATGCAACTGCTTTTATAGAAACGATATTGAATGATTATAACTATTATACCCAAAAAATGTAA